The genomic region TGATGCACGACTTGTAAGGCAAAAGCGACTGGATTAGCCACGTTTAATTCACGATATGACACCATCCCAGTCAAAACAAAAGCAACTAAAATATATAATAACGTACAAATTACTAAGGTCCCGATAATCCCAATTGGTAAATTCTTTTGTGGATTTTTTACTTCGGCCGCTGAAGCCGAGACACAATCAAAGCCTAAATAAGCGAAGAATACTAATGATGCGCCCTTGAAGACCCCACTAACACCAAACGGCATGAATGGTTGCCAATTAGACGACTTTACATAGAAAATGCCGACGACTAAGAATAGTAGCACAACGCCGATTTTAATCGTCACCATCAAATTATTGATGCGTGTCGATGAACGCGTCCCAGACATCAATAACACTGAAATGAGCGTCACAACTAAGACTGCAAATAAATTGATATAAGTGCCATGTGCGGGATCAAATGAGCCTGTAATCGCCTTCGGAATATGCACGCCGAAGCCTTCAATGAAGGAGACGAAATATGCAGACCAACCGGTTGAAACAGCCGCGACTGATAACATGTATTCCAAGAATAATGCCCAACCTAACAACCAACCAATCAGTTCTCCAAAAATAATATTGCCGTAAGAATACGCACTCCCCGCGACTGGCAACGCTGATGAAAATTCAGCGTAACACATTGCGGCCACTGCGCAGACCACTGCCGCAATCATAAATGACAACGTAATGGCCGGCCCACTATGTAGCGCGGCAATCGTGCCCGGTAAAATAAAAATCCCAGTCCCAATGACCGCCCCCACGCCTAACGCAATTAAATCCTTCGCCGTTAGTGTTTTAGCTAAACGTTGATCTTGTTGAAGATACCGCTCAAGTGACTCTTTTCTGAATAATCTTGTCCCTAAACCCATCTGCAAAACGCCCTCTCGATGCTTTATTTGGTGGTGCTAAACGTGTTCTGTAACCCATATTCTTCCGGTTAACCCTGAGCGCCAAACAATCGCCACGCGATTACTCGTCCCTCTGTGTTAATCTTCAGAATATAACCAGGGTTACGGCACACTCTGGTTTTAAACGTGCTTTTTGAAACTGACTTCTGCGCTTAGCGTCACTCGTCAAACAACTGCCTACAGCAGTTATTCGCCGAGCTGTGCTAATGCTCAAAATCAACCCGTTTCAAACGCACTCTTTTTCTTGTCGTGTTCTATAATCCGGATATATCGCACTTTTTCTAATAACAAAAAAAGGAGCCCACTAGTCTTCACTAGTGAGCTCCACCAGGAAGATGACTCGGGTTACCCAGTCATCTTCCAGTTTATTAAGGTTTATCATGTAATAGACAATCTTTTCCCTTAATCAACCAGTCGAATTCTGGGTTTCTTAAAGAAAAAGTTAAAGGCAACTCGTTGCATTGTCATCATGATAAAGCCTCCTTGTTATTATTAGTTTCTAAGTATAGCCAAGCCCATCGAAATTGTAAAGCCTTTTTTAAGCAGTTGTTTTTTCAAAAGGAATCTGCTAGAATTTAAAACAACTTATTCAAAGGATGTGACTGGCATTGAAAATTGCAGGCTAAATTTCTGACAACTCGATTGGTACTAAATGGCCCCACGTTTGGGGACCGTTTATTTCTGATTGTCGTTAGAGCTAGCTTGCGTTTATTTTCAAGGCCGGTAAAAAAACCAGACTTGTTAACAGACGCCCATAGTAGCGTCTTTTTTTGTGCATGCAAAACGACAACCAACCAATCTCATTTAAATTTATGAGGTGATATTAATGGGCACAATCCAATTCAAACAATTAACATTCAACTATCCAGATCAAGCAACTCCCCTTTTCAAAGACGTCACACTTCAATTCGATGCTAGCTGGCGCTTAGGCCTAATCGGGCGCAACGGCCGGGGCAAAACAACGCTGTTAAAACTACTTCAACGCCAATTAGAATTTGAGGGACAACTGAAAACGGATCTAGATTTTCACTATTTCCCACAAACCGTAGCTGATCCGAGTCAATTAGCCCGCGACGTTCTAATGACGCTCGGTCAATTAGATGACAGCACCTTTTGGCAAATTGAACGAGAACTCAATTTACTCAAAGTTGATCTCGACTGTCTCTGGCAACCATTCAACACGCTGAGTCCCGGCGAACAAACCAAGGCGCTCTTGGCGTTATTATTCATCGACGAGCATCATTTTCAACTCATCGATGAACCAACGAATCATCTCGATCAAGATGGTCGCGATACCGTGGCACACTATTTACAACAAAAAACAGGGTTCATCGTCATCAGCCATGACCGGCACTTTTTAAACCAAGTTATCGATCACGTTTTATCAATCAACCGGGCGGATATTACCGTCCAACAAGGCGATTATCAAACCTGGCAGACCACTCAGGAACAACAAACCCAATCCGAACAGCATCAAAACAGCCTGCTCAAAAGTGAAATCAAGCGGTTGAATCAAACGGCCCAACAAAAATCTCAGTGGTCCCAACAGGCTGAACGTGGTAAAAATGCGGGTAGTGTCAAAAATGAAAGTGCCAATCTCGATAAGGGCTTCATTGGACACCGCGCCGCTAAGGTAATGAAGCGCGCCACAACGATTACTGCTCGTAGTGAACAAGCGGCTACTGAAAAACAAGGTCTGCTCAAAAACGTTGAAATTACCGCACCACTGACGATTAACAATCAGCCTTTAAAGCCGCAACAAATCGTCCTAACCGCAACCGACCTAGTACTTGAACAAGATGGTCGCGCCCTAAATCAGCCGCTATCATTTGAACTAAAGGCCGGCCAACAAGTCACATTAACCGGCGCTAACGGTACGGGAAAATCAACCTTTATCAAAGCCTTACTCGCACTTCCTGAAATGCAGCATCAAGTCAGTGGGCAGTTGACCATTGCGCCGCGAATCAAGGTTTCTTATTTACCACAAGATTTTACACAGCTCAGTGGCTCACTAGCTGACTTTGCAGCCGCCAGGAAGGTATCACTAGAACAATTACTCTCAACTTTACGGAAACTGGGTTTTGAGCGGGAACAGTTCAACCACCGGCTTGAAACGATGAGTATGGGGCAAAAACGTAAGGCCGCCCTCGCTCGTTCGCTTTGTGAAGAAGCCCAATTTTATGTCTGGGACGAACCGTTAAACTACCTAGATGTCATTACGCGCGAACAACTCCAAACATTAATTGTCCAAACCCGCCCAACACTCTTGTTCATCGAACATGACCGCGATTTTATCGACGGTGTCGCTAGCCAACGTTATCAATTGATTCCACGCTAATTAACTAATACGTATTATCTGAATAATAAGTCGTATTTAAGCCATCAGTATTAAACGTCTTATTAGTATTGTCTTTAAAGAACGCCGTGTTTAATTGATTCAATTCAGTCTCTGTGTTACTTAACGTTTTGGTTTGTAACCCGAGACTCTCACGAAGTTTGTTAGACGTTGCTTGCAATTTATCGGTCGCAATCACTTGATAAGAACTCCCGTTAATCCAGGCTTCTTTCCCAATGATTTGACCACTCGTAATGTCGGTCCCACATTGATGGTAATTTTCAATTAACGTTTTCGTTTGATCAGCCGTTAAATCCGTACTGATGTGCTTGCCTAATTTTGTCATTAAACCTGATAAATGGACCAAGTATTGGGGCTTTTGAATCTTATCAGCGACCCCGCGCAAGACTTCTTGTTGGCGCAACTGACGACCATAATCACCACGGGGATCTTGGTATCTCATCCGTGTATAAACTAGGGCCTGCTTGCCATTTAAATGGTGGCGGCCCTTTTTGATTGTCTGCCCATCGAAACTCACATCGATATTTGTTTTAACATCAACACCATCGACGAAATCAACCAGTTCTTTGAGCGCGCCCATATCAATCGTGACCGAATAATCGATTGGCACACCGATAAATTCACTGACGGTTTTTTTAGCCATCTTCGCTTGTCCTAATTCATAGGCCGCGTTAATTTTTTGAACATTCTTAGTCTTGCTGCCAACCATTTCGGCGAGCGAATCCCGCGGAATTGAATAAACCAAGGTTTTCTTAGTTTTAGGATTTAACGTAACCACCATCATCGAATCCGAGAGGCCGCGATCGACACGCCCATCAGAACCCGTATCAGCCCCTAATAATAAAAATGAGATAGGTTTGTCCTGATTAATCCGATTGGATACCTGTTTGTTTTGGGTTTTAATCGCACGAATTGCTTGGTTTTCTTTTATTTTGTAAAAACCCCCACCAATTACTAAAATAACCCCGATAACCCCTAGTACAATCTTTAACTTCTTCAAAATAACGACTCCTATCTGTTTACTAATCTCCTATTCGAGTATATTAAAAATCGTTAAAGATGGTCGTTTTATTAAGCCAACTTAATACTTTTAAGGCTTTTTTATTATTTCAGCATTCAAAAAAGTTCCCACCTGATTAAGGATGGGAACTTTTTTGTTTGTTTAAACGTGCTTTTAACACTAACTTCTTGCGCTTAACGACGATTGCCAAACAACCGATTCCATCGGTTATTCGTCACTCTATGTTAATGCTCAGAAGCTGACCAAGTGTTACAGCACTCTTTTTTTAAACGTGCTTTTCAAAGCTGATGCTTGCGCTCAGCACCGTATTGCAAACAACCAGCCATGCTGGTTATTCACAACACTCAGCTAATGCTCAGCGTCAACCCGCTTTGAACGCACTCTTTTTTTAACATGCTTTTATAAGACATGGTCCTGCGTTTAGCGACGATTGGTGAACAATCGCTTTCAGCGCTCATTCACCAATCTATGCTAATCCTCAGACCATTAACGTCTTATAACGCACTCTTTTTTAATCTAATTTCTTTTCCAATTCGCTGACAATTTCTGCGTGTTTTGCTTCTGTTAATTTAATTTTTGCCATGAAGATCAAAGCAGAAACAATTAATAAAGCCATTGGTACGAAGAACATGTATGTCTTGAATTGTAATAAACCACCATTTGTAATATCGCTTGGTTTAGCGTTACCTGTCATACCTGCGTGAATTGCGGCAATCCCAACAACACCGTTGGCAAAGGCACCAGCTAATTTATCCAATAATGGGCGAACGGCTAACGTAACAGATTCGTTACGTGTCCCACTCTTCAATTGACCGTATTCAACACTATCAGTAATTGTCATTAAAGCTGCTAAGAAAACAAGTGGGTATGGGAAGAAGAATAACCCAACAGCGATTAAGACAACAACTAAGTTGCTACCAGCAAATAAGAAGAGAATGTAGCCAAGCATCATCATGGCAATCCCGCCAAGATAGATAGCACGACGGTGAATCAATGATACTAAAGTTGGGAATAGGGCAACTGAGATAACCCCTAAGATAGCGGTAATCACACCAACTGTTGAGAAGGCTGCAGCGCGACCCATGACGTATTTGAAGTAGTAAATTAAAAGTGAGTTTGTGATAACGTAACTAAAAGCAAACAAGAAATATGATAGTGATAACCACATTAATTGATCATTTTTACCGATTACTTTGAAGACATCGCGGAAACGAATCTTTTCAGTATTTTCACGGATAGCACTCTTTTCTTCTTTAGTACCGATAATCGTTGCTAAAGCGCCTAAGAATGAAACAACACCGATGACAACGGCAAACCCTAACCAACCAGCGCTAGTTTGTTCGCTACCATGTGTCCCTGAAAACATTTGTGAGAAGAAGACTACGATTGGCACAATAACGATGATTACCCCTTGGGCACCTAACGTTGAACCAAAACGAGCAATGGCCCCAAACTTCGTCCGTTTTTCTGAATCAACGGTTAAAGCAGGTAACATTGACCAAAATGCAATATCTTTAAATGAATAGAAGATATCCAAGATAACGAAAACGATTGCAAAAAGAACTAAGTATAAATAAGGGCTATTTGTTGCTAAGCCACCGAAGTTCGTGAAGATCATGACTAAACCAACAGAACTAATCAATGAACCAATTAGTAACCAAGGTTTAAATTTCCCCCAACGAGTCCGGGTATTATCAACTACCCCACCGATAAGTGGATCAAAGGCGATTTCAACAATCCGGATGACAACCATCATGGAAGTGACATAACCGATCATTTTTGCATTAAAAGCGGCATTTTTTGTATCGAATAATTGGCTAGTAACAAAAATCATAAAATAAGTGCTAAGTGTTGCATAGAAAGCATCGTGGCCAAATGCCCCGAATGCATATGAACTATATTGTTTGATATCTTTTAGTTTTTTCATTGTTCAATTCCTTTCATTTGATTTAAAACTAGTGATAACGGTGTTCAATAATTTTTTCTAAAATAGCTTGGCGTTGCTTTTCCTTGGCTGTGCCAAACTGGTTTTCTTCTAATGAATTAAAATCGTTTGCTAATAAAACGGATTCAAGATATAACGTCAATTGACGTTTAATATAAACCTTGTTGTCTTCGTTTGTTTGCTTCGGATTTCCGGCGATAATGGCTGCTGCAAATTGATCTGCATCGATGGTTAATTTATTATCATTCATTCTAATAGCCTCTTTCTAAAATAGATTTTTAGCCGGAAACCGTTTAAGCGTGATCTCTAATCGCGGTGTAAACGCATTCTTCAGCTAACAAATTCATTTTACTAAACTTTTACTAAAATGTAAACGGTTAATTAAAATTCCATTAGTTTGTTTAAATTTAGTAACTTCCCAACCAGCAACATAAAAAGCCGTTCACCAATCACTGATGAACGACTTTTTTGAATCTTTTGCGCTTAGCGCTTCTGCATCACTTGGTAAACCGCTCCGATAATACCGGCTTCATTTTTTAAATCGGCCGCCACGACTGTCGGTAACGCAAGGTCTTTAATACTATTATGAACACTTTGCACGTTTTGAATTTCAGCATTGAGTTGCGTCATAAACGTTTCGTTGGCACTAATGCCACCGCCAATAATCACCTTTTCAGGATCGAAAGCAACCATCAAATTAATAATTCCCTTCGCCAAGCTGTGGTAGTAACTCGTTAACACATTTTGTGCGAGGACTTCATGTTGCGCCGCCCGTTCAAAAATAATCCGAGCATCAGTCAGCTGATCAGCACTGAATTGGTTATAACGCCGCAATAAGCCAATGACAGTGGCACCTCTGAAGTTCAAGGAACCCATTTCAACATCAATCTCGTCATCTTCAACGAGCATCCACCCAAATTCACCTGAGCGCGCATGCGCCCCACGATAGATTTGGTTATTGATGACTAACGCGCCACCAACACCGGTACCCAGTACCAAACTTAGGTAGTTGGTAACACCTTTAGCGGCACCCAACCATTGTTCCGCAATTGCAGCTGCATTCGCATCATTTTCAACAGCCACGGGTAGATTCAATTTTTCAGTCAGTAGACCTTTCAAATCGACACCGGTTAAGCATTTAACGGCGCCAGCTGTCGTCAGAAAACCGTCTGCTTGAACCACACCTGGCACACTAACCCCGACACCTGCAATCGGCGTTGTTTGTTGAAAATCCTGAATGATCTGCACTAATTTAGCAATTAACGTCGTTTGGTCTTGGGGTGTTTCAAATGCTTCTTTACGTACGATTTGGCCTTCTTGATTGACTAACCCAACTTTAATCGTTGTGCCGCCAATATCAATCCCAACAAAATTTGTCATTCTGACCCCACCTTTAATTAATTTCCGCACCATTCGTCGCAATCATATCGCGGTACCAGTAAAACGAATCCTTACGATACCGATTGCCAGTGCCTTGTCCGTAATCGTCAACATCAACATAGATAAAGCCGTACCGTTTAGACATTTGGCCCGTGCTGGCAGCTACTAAATCAATACAGCCCCAAGGGGTATAACCCAATAACTGAACACCATCTTCTAAGACGGCCTTTTTCATCTGTAAAATATGGTCGTGTAGGTAATTAATCCGATAATCATCATGAATCTGATTATCCGCCGTCTTTTCATCGATTGCGCCTAAGCCATTTTCAACAATAAATAATGGTAAGTGATAGCGATCTGTAAACCAGTTCAGTGCGTAGCGTAAGCCGATTGGATCGACTTGCCAGCCCCATTCACTCGCCTCAACATACGGATTAGCAACCCGATCCTGATCTTCGTGGTATTCTAGTTTGCCGGTATCTTGAACCGCGAAGGACATGTAGTAACTAAAGCCAATATAATCAACTTTCCCGGCCTTCAAAATGACCATGTCTTCTGTTGTCATATCCAGGTTAAATTGTTTGCGGTCAAAATGATTTAATAACCACTGTGGATAAAAGCCGTTCGCATGGACATCGGAGAACCAAAGGCGTGTTTGCATCGCTCTTTGTGCAAATAAAATATCTGCCGGTTTAGATGTCAGTGGATAAATTGGGCACATCGCAATCATGCTACCAATTTCGAAATCCGGGTTGATTTGATGGCCAATTTGAACCGCTTTGGCACTCGCTACCAATTCATAATGAGCCGCTTGGTACATCCCTTTTTCCTTATCTTCACCTGGTTTAAATAATAAACCAGAATCCGTGTAGGCTGAGCCACCATCTTCGTAATTCGTTTGGTTATTGATTTCATTAAACGTCATCCAGTATTTAACCTTATGTTGATACCGTTTGAAACAAACCGTCGCAAAATTGGTAAAGAAATCAATTAATTTTCTATCGCGCCAACCACCATATTGCTGTACTAAATGATATGGCATTTCAAAATGGGATAGGGTGACCACTGGTTGAATGTCGTATTTCAAGCATTCGTCAAAAAGATCATCGTAAAATTGCAACCCAGCTTCATTGGGTTCTGCTTCATCCCCATTTGGAAAAATCCGCGTCCACGCAATTGATGTTCGGAAACATTTAAAACCCATTTCAGCAAATAATTTAACATCTTCCTTGTACCGATGATAAAAATCGATGCCGTTGTGGTTAGGATAGTATTCACCGTCAACCACACCGTCGGTTATTTTTCGAGGCACACCGTGACTTCCCAGTGTCATTACATCAGCAATACTGAGACCCTTGCCCCCAGCTTGATAGGCACCTTCTAATTGATGGGCCGCAACTGCGCCACCCCACATAAAGTCTTGCGGAAATTCTTGCTTGTCCATGTCAATTCTCCTTTAATCAATTACTTTTGCGCATTGTTCAAAGCAACTTTGTTGGCTGCAATGACGAATGGTAAATAAGTTAATACTGAAATGCCTAAACATAAGAATCCGATAATTAACGCTAACCAGTTCCCACCAGTCCCTAAGAATGGCATCAATGGCCCAGGCGTGGTCCACGTTAACCCAAAGGCAGGCGTTGGAATCCAATTAAAGATAACGGTCACTGTGTACCCAACTAAAATGTTAATCACAGGTGTTAAAACAAATGGAATCGCCAAAATAGGATTCAAAACAATTGGTAAACCGAAGATCAATGGTTCATTAATATTGAACAAACCAGGAACTAGGGCTAATTTTGCAATTTCACGGTAATCTTTACGCCGTGATGCAATAAAGATGGCGATGATTAAACCAAGTGTCATCCCACTACCACCCATATTGGCGAAGACGTCATTCAAAATACCCCAAGTTTCGCGGTAAGGAACGCCCCAGGCAGTCCCGTGACTATTAATGAATGTTTGGTTAGCTAAATCAGCTTCCGTAAACATAATTGACCGTAAAGCATTCAATGTATTAGGGCCGTGAATCCCGACTAACCAAAGTACATTTTGAACAACGGCGATAATCATAATCCCGAAGATGTTAACCCCGATATGGCGCAATGGGGTTTGAATCGTTTTATAGATAATTTCGTTGATGCCTTGTGGTGCGATTAATGAAATGAAGAAGTTAGCCATCGCAAAAATCATAATCATGATAACAATTGGAATTAAACCGTTGAAAGAACGGGCCACTGCAGGTGGTACCATTTCTGGCATCTTAATTCTCAACTTTTTGATATTGAATAATTTAGGTAAGAATTCACCGACGATCATCCCACAAATCATTGCGACGAATAAGCCTTGTGCGCCTAAATACGTCGTTGGTAGATATGAAACACCGTCTTTGACAACAGCTGGTGTGTATAAAATCATGAAGGCCGCAATCCCGGTCATCCCGATTAACATATCATCTGACTTGAAGTGTTTTGCTAGGTTTCGAGCCACTAAGTATGCGATAAAAATAGAGAGAATATTCATAGTCCCATTGGTAACTGATGTGAATAATTGCTGTGCTTTTTCCAGATTTGGAAAGAATTTTGGTAAGAATAAAATCTGAGCGATAAAACCACTCTTAGAAAAAATTAAGTTATTTATTAAAATAACGAGCGATGCTGCCATCGTAATCGGAAATGTATACATAAATGCATCACGAACCGCCGCGACATGTCGCTGTTCATTTAATTTAGTCGCAAACGGGACGATGGTGCGTTCCATAAAACTATTAAACTTATCCATGTAAAAACCTCCTAATGTAATCTATAATATTTTCAATAACTTAATTATAGTAAAACGGTTACATTAAATAAATATGTTTAGCCGATATTGCTACACATACCGGCTAGTTGTTATCTATACCATTCGTGGTACACCCTGTTCCATTTAATTGTTTAACGCAACTTGTTGTCGTAATTGGCGCAAAATGGCTTCAATAATATAGACACACGGCACCTGACTGGTCATGTCATAATATTGGTGAATCCGCGATTCTTCAATATTATAAGTCAGTGCGTACCGTCCCATCCGCGCTAAAGGACTCTCTAAATTACCCGTAATCGTCACCAGTGTTGTATCTGGATCATTGACAAAATTATTGAGCATTTCAATTAATTCCGGCGTTTTCCCGGAAACAGACAACGTAATAATCACGTTATTGGTCGTATTTTTTAGTTGTGAAGACAGCGGGTAATAGGGATCTTTGACTGCACTACTGTTAAAACACAGTGCCGATAATTGCCGTGATGCGTACTCCGCAATCGCCCCAGATGCGCCCATCCCCACTAAGAAAATATTGTCAGCCTCCAATAAAATCCCACCAACAATCTTAATCAGTCGAAGCAAGTCATCGGAAAAAGCCTCCATCGTTACCAATGGAAGCTCATCGCTTGGTTGTTCACCTGTTTTTAATTCACTCTTTAAAGACACCTTAAACTCCGGAAAACTATCGTAACCAATTTTCCGAATAAACCGCATGACTGACGAATTCGACACGCAGGCACCCGCAGCCAGTTCCCTAACTCGCATATACGGGACCTTCTCATCATGACTAACAATATACCGGTAAATTGCTAAATCTACATCTGATAACTTATCCATATCCTTATAGCCAAAAAAAGCCATGCGCTCTCCCCATTTCATTACTATTGATAACTTTATTCTACTATATTATCGTAGCCGGAAAAGGGGATTAGGAAAAGTTTGTTATAAATTGAACGAATTCCTATTTCTTCTGACTCAATTTCAATGCTGGTCCGATTAATAGTAATAAAACAATTACGGAAACCAAGAAACCTGCGTGAAAACCGGCTAATTGTTGTTGAACTGTCCCATGATTGCCTAAGCCAATCGTGGCGACAATCGTCGCAATCAATGCGGAGCCGAAACTAGAACCGACATTTTCGATGATATTGATGCCAACACCCGCTTCGGCTAGCTGTCGCTCAGGAATGCCGAGATACGCATCACTCGTCAATGGTAAGTTAATCCCGCCAACGCTGATGCCTCGTACAAATAGGATTAATGCAATCCAAACCATGCTTGTTTGATCAGTCATCAGCATCAAGGGAACCGAGCCGATTAAGGCGACTGCTAAACTTAGTAAAACCACTCTTTTGGCACCGAAGCGATCAATCCACTTACCGATTAAAGGCCGTGTCACTAACATCCCAATTCCTTGGGGCATCATTGCTAAGGCGGCTTGAATTGCCGTGAAGTGCCGGAAACTCTGGAAAAAGAGTGGCAAAATCAACATCGGTCCCATAATCGCAATATTGGCTAGAAAAAGCCCGCTGCTCGCAACAGCAAATTGGCCATGCTTAAATAAATTAAGTGGTAAAACGGTTTGATGCTGACGCCGCCAATCATAAATCACGTAAATAACGGCCATGAGGACGCCAATCCCAACCCAGAGCAGCGTTTCCCCATTATTAAACGTTGCATAATCAGCGGCCTTAGAAACGCCGTAAATCAACGTCGCACTCATGATTGATAGCATTAAAATCCCCCAGCCATCTAAACGACTTTGACGATTAAAAGGTTCAAAATTGGGTAAGCTATGGATCATTAGTGGGACGGCAATCAGCGTAATCCCAACATTAATCAAGAATAACCAGTGCCACGAAGCCACTTGCAAAATAAAACCACCTAAAACCGGGCCTAAGATCGGGCCAAAAATCATCGGTGTGCTGACAATCGCCATCACCCGTCCCAAGTTTTCGGGACCGGCCGTCTTCACAAGTAAGGTTGACATCAGCGGCGTAATAATCCCGGCGCTAAAGCCTTGTAGTAATCTGAAAATAATAAAACTCGTTACATTCCAACTAAAACCAGCTAAAACGGAGGTAATGCCAAATGCAATCACCGCACCAATAAAAATCCGCTTACCGTTAAAGTGGTTCATTAAC from Latilactobacillus sakei subsp. sakei DSM 20017 = JCM 1157 harbors:
- a CDS encoding ROK family protein — encoded protein: MTNFVGIDIGGTTIKVGLVNQEGQIVRKEAFETPQDQTTLIAKLVQIIQDFQQTTPIAGVGVSVPGVVQADGFLTTAGAVKCLTGVDLKGLLTEKLNLPVAVENDANAAAIAEQWLGAAKGVTNYLSLVLGTGVGGALVINNQIYRGAHARSGEFGWMLVEDDEIDVEMGSLNFRGATVIGLLRRYNQFSADQLTDARIIFERAAQHEVLAQNVLTSYYHSLAKGIINLMVAFDPEKVIIGGGISANETFMTQLNAEIQNVQSVHNSIKDLALPTVVAADLKNEAGIIGAVYQVMQKR
- a CDS encoding amino acid permease translates to MGLGTRLFRKESLERYLQQDQRLAKTLTAKDLIALGVGAVIGTGIFILPGTIAALHSGPAITLSFMIAAVVCAVAAMCYAEFSSALPVAGSAYSYGNIIFGELIGWLLGWALFLEYMLSVAAVSTGWSAYFVSFIEGFGVHIPKAITGSFDPAHGTYINLFAVLVVTLISVLLMSGTRSSTRINNLMVTIKIGVVLLFLVVGIFYVKSSNWQPFMPFGVSGVFKGASLVFFAYLGFDCVSASAAEVKNPQKNLPIGIIGTLVICTLLYILVAFVLTGMVSYRELNVANPVAFALQVVHQNWFAGLLSLGALAGMFTMMLTMTYSSSRLVYSIGRDGLLPKMLGKIETRHQTPVNSVRVVTVIIATLGGLVSLDQLTNLVNIGTLIAFFFMSIGVIPLRKRKDIPNKDGFKVPLYPWLPLLSGLLCLFMLFELPAVTWMAAGIWFILGLIIYFSYGLKHSRLND
- a CDS encoding LCP family protein → MKKLKIVLGVIGVILVIGGGFYKIKENQAIRAIKTQNKQVSNRINQDKPISFLLLGADTGSDGRVDRGLSDSMMVVTLNPKTKKTLVYSIPRDSLAEMVGSKTKNVQKINAAYELGQAKMAKKTVSEFIGVPIDYSVTIDMGALKELVDFVDGVDVKTNIDVSFDGQTIKKGRHHLNGKQALVYTRMRYQDPRGDYGRQLRQQEVLRGVADKIQKPQYLVHLSGLMTKLGKHISTDLTADQTKTLIENYHQCGTDITSGQIIGKEAWINGSSYQVIATDKLQATSNKLRESLGLQTKTLSNTETELNQLNTAFFKDNTNKTFNTDGLNTTYYSDNTY
- the abc-f gene encoding ribosomal protection-like ABC-F family protein, giving the protein MGTIQFKQLTFNYPDQATPLFKDVTLQFDASWRLGLIGRNGRGKTTLLKLLQRQLEFEGQLKTDLDFHYFPQTVADPSQLARDVLMTLGQLDDSTFWQIERELNLLKVDLDCLWQPFNTLSPGEQTKALLALLFIDEHHFQLIDEPTNHLDQDGRDTVAHYLQQKTGFIVISHDRHFLNQVIDHVLSINRADITVQQGDYQTWQTTQEQQTQSEQHQNSLLKSEIKRLNQTAQQKSQWSQQAERGKNAGSVKNESANLDKGFIGHRAAKVMKRATTITARSEQAATEKQGLLKNVEITAPLTINNQPLKPQQIVLTATDLVLEQDGRALNQPLSFELKAGQQVTLTGANGTGKSTFIKALLALPEMQHQVSGQLTIAPRIKVSYLPQDFTQLSGSLADFAAARKVSLEQLLSTLRKLGFEREQFNHRLETMSMGQKRKAALARSLCEEAQFYVWDEPLNYLDVITREQLQTLIVQTRPTLLFIEHDRDFIDGVASQRYQLIPR
- a CDS encoding glycoside-pentoside-hexuronide (GPH):cation symporter yields the protein MKKLKDIKQYSSYAFGAFGHDAFYATLSTYFMIFVTSQLFDTKNAAFNAKMIGYVTSMMVVIRIVEIAFDPLIGGVVDNTRTRWGKFKPWLLIGSLISSVGLVMIFTNFGGLATNSPYLYLVLFAIVFVILDIFYSFKDIAFWSMLPALTVDSEKRTKFGAIARFGSTLGAQGVIIVIVPIVVFFSQMFSGTHGSEQTSAGWLGFAVVIGVVSFLGALATIIGTKEEKSAIRENTEKIRFRDVFKVIGKNDQLMWLSLSYFLFAFSYVITNSLLIYYFKYVMGRAAAFSTVGVITAILGVISVALFPTLVSLIHRRAIYLGGIAMMMLGYILFLFAGSNLVVVLIAVGLFFFPYPLVFLAALMTITDSVEYGQLKSGTRNESVTLAVRPLLDKLAGAFANGVVGIAAIHAGMTGNAKPSDITNGGLLQFKTYMFFVPMALLIVSALIFMAKIKLTEAKHAEIVSELEKKLD
- a CDS encoding 6-phospho-beta-glucosidase, which produces MDKQEFPQDFMWGGAVAAHQLEGAYQAGGKGLSIADVMTLGSHGVPRKITDGVVDGEYYPNHNGIDFYHRYKEDVKLFAEMGFKCFRTSIAWTRIFPNGDEAEPNEAGLQFYDDLFDECLKYDIQPVVTLSHFEMPYHLVQQYGGWRDRKLIDFFTNFATVCFKRYQHKVKYWMTFNEINNQTNYEDGGSAYTDSGLLFKPGEDKEKGMYQAAHYELVASAKAVQIGHQINPDFEIGSMIAMCPIYPLTSKPADILFAQRAMQTRLWFSDVHANGFYPQWLLNHFDRKQFNLDMTTEDMVILKAGKVDYIGFSYYMSFAVQDTGKLEYHEDQDRVANPYVEASEWGWQVDPIGLRYALNWFTDRYHLPLFIVENGLGAIDEKTADNQIHDDYRINYLHDHILQMKKAVLEDGVQLLGYTPWGCIDLVAASTGQMSKRYGFIYVDVDDYGQGTGNRYRKDSFYWYRDMIATNGAEIN
- a CDS encoding PTS sugar transporter subunit IIC: MDKFNSFMERTIVPFATKLNEQRHVAAVRDAFMYTFPITMAASLVILINNLIFSKSGFIAQILFLPKFFPNLEKAQQLFTSVTNGTMNILSIFIAYLVARNLAKHFKSDDMLIGMTGIAAFMILYTPAVVKDGVSYLPTTYLGAQGLFVAMICGMIVGEFLPKLFNIKKLRIKMPEMVPPAVARSFNGLIPIVIMIMIFAMANFFISLIAPQGINEIIYKTIQTPLRHIGVNIFGIMIIAVVQNVLWLVGIHGPNTLNALRSIMFTEADLANQTFINSHGTAWGVPYRETWGILNDVFANMGGSGMTLGLIIAIFIASRRKDYREIAKLALVPGLFNINEPLIFGLPIVLNPILAIPFVLTPVINILVGYTVTVIFNWIPTPAFGLTWTTPGPLMPFLGTGGNWLALIIGFLCLGISVLTYLPFVIAANKVALNNAQK